One Vespa crabro chromosome 9, iyVesCrab1.2, whole genome shotgun sequence genomic region harbors:
- the LOC124427123 gene encoding alpha-tocopherol transfer protein-like isoform X1, producing MKLGHTIEDSRKKYPELTEELLEKLKEWLQQCNLSDVPQEQLAIFAQSCYFQTDATLRCMETYYRIRTSTPEFFSNRDIKLDNLQCSLKVLEFVILPVPDPNGYNIIFHRLADTKASKYFLNDAIKLMMMTVDENLYNYGCSPGYIFLFDMAGVNIAHLTRISIGSIRKLFEYVQEGMPVRLKAIHVINVVGFMDKILSILKPFMNSEILEMLHLHTGEISEIYKYIPPMCLPKDYGGELDCIKVLHGEHLRKLEQLRDYFHEEETIRQNYNTSMKKEN from the exons aTGAAACTCGGACATACGATCGAGGATTCAAGAAAAAAGTATCCCGAACTTACGGAAGAACTTTTGGAAAAGTTGAAAGAATGGTTACAACAATGCAATCTTTCTGATGTTCCACAAGAGCAATTGGCAATCTTTGCACAGAGTTGTTATTTTCAAACGGATGCTACATTACGATGCATGGAGACTTATTACAGAATAAGAACAAGCACTCCGGAATTTTTTAGCAATCGTGATATCAAATTAGATAACTTGCAATGTTCCCTGAAAGTACT GGAATTTGTAATACTACCTGTACCGGATCCCAatggatataatataatttttcatcgacTGGCAGACACTAAAGCAAGTAAATATTTCTTGAATGAtgctataaaattaatgatgatGACCGTGGATGAGAATCTTTACAACTATGGCTGTTCACCcggttatatttttcttttcgacatGGCCGGTGTTAATATAGCCCATTTAACGAGAATATCCATTGGCAGtattcgaaaattatttgaatatgtGCAAGAGGGAATGCCGGTTAGATTGAAGGCTATTCACGTAATAAATGTCGTTGGTTTTATggataaaattctttcaatcCTGAAGCCATTTATGAATAGCGAAATCCTTGAAATG tTACATTTACATACCGGCGAGATATCggaaatttacaaatatataccaCCTATGTGCCTTCCAAAAGATTATGGAGGTGAATTGGACTGCATCAAAGTACTTCATG GGGAACATTTACGTAAGCTGGAACAATTGAGAGATTATTTCCATGAGGAAGAGACTATACGTCAGAACTATAATAcatcgatgaaaaaagaaaattaa
- the LOC124427125 gene encoding ran-specific GTPase-activating protein-like, which produces MPENVLNGDHVDVKGTNCEVQDNDDVNTENDVHFEPIISLPLIEVSNNEEDEVEMIKLRAKLYRYDSTSSPPEWKERGTGEVKLLRHKTKNTVRVVMRRDKTLKICANHFVTPWMELKPNCGSDRAWVWSVLADFADEQLKPELLAIRFANAENASLWKDAFEKAKAVVGSECEIYAGKSNPEVKQVDSDSESCSDVSYSESTDNEEQTNKVSKEVSKDSVEKVKIIENTEEVTKGLENLEVHDNSKN; this is translated from the exons ATGCCAGAAAACGTg TTGAATGGAGATCATGTGGATGTAAAGGGTACAAATTGTGAAGTtcaagataatgacgatgttAATACAGAAAACGATGTACATTTTGAACCGATCATATCTTTACCTCTAATAGAGGTTTCCAAtaatgaagaagatgaagttGAGATgattaaatt aaGAGCTAAACTATATCGTTATGACTCTACAAGTAGTCCACCAGAATGGAAAGAACGTGGTACTGGAGAAGTGAAACTGTTAAGACATAAGACCAAAAATACAGTCAGAGTAGTAATGCGCAGAGACAAGACATTGAAAATATGTGCTAATCATTTTGTTACTCCTTGGATGGAATTAAAACCAAATTGTGGCAGCGACAGAGCTTGGGTTTGGAGTGTTCTTGCTGATTTTGCAGATGAACAACTTAAACCAGAATTACTTGCAATACGTTTTGCGAATGCTGAAA ATGCATCATTATGGAAAGATGCCTTTGAAAAGGCAAAAGCTGTAGTGGGATCTGAATGTGAAATTTATGCTGGTAAAAGCAATCCTGAAGTTAAGCAAGTCGATAGTGATAGTGAATCCTGCAGTGATGTAAGCTACAGTGAGAGTACTGACAAtgaagaacaaacaaacaaagttAGCAAAGAGGTTTCTAAAGATTCagtggaaaaagtaaaaattatagaaaatacaGAGGAAGTAACCAAAGGACTTGAAAACTTAGAAGTGCATgataattcaaaaaattaa
- the LOC124427123 gene encoding alpha-tocopherol transfer protein-like isoform X2, with translation MKLGHTIEDSRKKYPELTEELLEKLKEWLQQCNLSDVPQEQLAIFAQSCYFQTDATLRCMETYYRIRTSTPEFFSNRDIKLDNLQCSLKVLEFVILPVPDPNGYNIIFHRLADTKATHLTRISIGSIRKLFEYVQEGMPVRLKAIHVINVVGFMDKILSILKPFMNSEILEMLHLHTGEISEIYKYIPPMCLPKDYGGELDCIKVLHGEHLRKLEQLRDYFHEEETIRQNYNTSMKKEN, from the exons aTGAAACTCGGACATACGATCGAGGATTCAAGAAAAAAGTATCCCGAACTTACGGAAGAACTTTTGGAAAAGTTGAAAGAATGGTTACAACAATGCAATCTTTCTGATGTTCCACAAGAGCAATTGGCAATCTTTGCACAGAGTTGTTATTTTCAAACGGATGCTACATTACGATGCATGGAGACTTATTACAGAATAAGAACAAGCACTCCGGAATTTTTTAGCAATCGTGATATCAAATTAGATAACTTGCAATGTTCCCTGAAAGTACT GGAATTTGTAATACTACCTGTACCGGATCCCAatggatataatataatttttcatcgacTGGCAGACACTAAAGCAA CCCATTTAACGAGAATATCCATTGGCAGtattcgaaaattatttgaatatgtGCAAGAGGGAATGCCGGTTAGATTGAAGGCTATTCACGTAATAAATGTCGTTGGTTTTATggataaaattctttcaatcCTGAAGCCATTTATGAATAGCGAAATCCTTGAAATG tTACATTTACATACCGGCGAGATATCggaaatttacaaatatataccaCCTATGTGCCTTCCAAAAGATTATGGAGGTGAATTGGACTGCATCAAAGTACTTCATG GGGAACATTTACGTAAGCTGGAACAATTGAGAGATTATTTCCATGAGGAAGAGACTATACGTCAGAACTATAATAcatcgatgaaaaaagaaaattaa
- the LOC124427126 gene encoding endoplasmic reticulum resident protein 29, whose protein sequence is MIIPLIIFIGTIIGSSISIAEDCKGCVPLDSYSFDKVIAKFKASVVKFDVAFPYGEKHLQFGKIAASTKESQDLLVAEVGVKDFGNKDNADLAKRYNIKKEDFPIVLLFLQGKTEPIRFIAEKDDDFTADNIKRFVKSKSGVYLGLPGCVEQLDRLAEEFKISVENDREEILRKAKVFEEILPETQRTAAKVYVKTMERILERGDIFVQTEQTRLEGLLKGKLSDEKKRTMEERRNILQSFTHRDEL, encoded by the exons ATGATAATACCGTTGATCATATTCATCGGCACGATCATTGGATCGAGCATTTCTATCGCCGAGGACTGCAAAGGTTGCGTCCCTTTGGATTCTTATTCCTTCGACAag gtGATAGCAAAGTTTAAGGCATCAGTTGTTAAATTTGATGTAGCATTTCCATATGGAGAAAAACATTTACAATTTGGAAAGATAGCAGCATCTACTAAAGAGTCTCAAGATCTTTTAGTTGCTGAAGTTGGCGTTAAAGATTTTGGCAATAAAGATAACGCAGACTTGGCCAAACGTTATAACATTAAGAAAGAAGATTTTccaattgtattattgtttttacaaGGAAAAACAGAACCAATTAGATTTATTGCAGAAAAGGATGATGATTTTACTGCAGACAATATCAAACGCTTTGTTAAATCAAAGTCAGGCGTTTATCTTGGATTACCTGGTTGTGTAGAGCAATTGGATAGACTTGCTGAGGAATTTAAAATCAGTGTAGAAAATGATAGAGAG GAAATATTACGCAAAGCTAAAGTCTTCGAGGAAATATTACCAGAAACTCAACGTACAGCTGCAAAGGTGTACGTTAAAACTATGGAAAGAATATTGGAACGAGGAGATATATTTGTTCAAACAGAACAAACACGACTTGAAGGCCTTCTAAAAGGAAAATTGTCAGATGAGAAAAAACGTACAatggaagaaaggagaaacatTTTACAATCATTTACGCACAGGGATGagctataa